CGTTGAGATGGTACTTGGCGATCTCGGCCAACTTGATCGACGGCGAGCCTTCCCAGGGCACGGCCGCGCCGTCGACGACGCCCTTGGCGAGCGATTCCGGCACGGCCGGCAGCGGCATCTGCACCGGGGTCGCGCCCAGCGCCGCGAGCATGCGCGAATTGGCGCGTGTCGCCGCCCGGATCTTCAGGCCCTTCATGTCGGCGAGCGTCTTCGGCTGCTTGCTGGTGAAGTGGAAGAGCGCGCCGTCATGCACGTGCATGAAGATGCGCTTGACGCCCTTGAACTCGTCCTCGGCATTCTTCTCGACATAATCCCAGAAGGCGCGGCTGCCGGCCTTGGCCGTCACCACCATCCAGGGCAGTTCGAAGACCTCGGACTTGGCGAACCGTCCGGAGGCATAGGTCGGCACGGTCCAGATCGCATCGACGACGCCGTCGCGCACCTGGTCGAAGAGCTGCGCCGGCGTGCCGCCGAGCTGCATCGCCGGGTAGATCTGGCATTTGAGCTTGTCGCGCGATTCCTTGGCGATCTTGTCGCACCAGGGCTGGATCAGCTTGACCTGCGCGCTCGAGGTCGAGGGCAGGAAGTGGTGGACACGGATGATGATCTGCTGCGCCGAGGCCTGTGTCGCCGCCATCAGGCCTGCCAGGCCACCGACAGCCAACAGACCGCTGCGGAACCGGTTGAGGATGGACTTCCGTTGCTTGCTCATGCTGCACCTCCCTGTGTGGTTGTTGTCTGCTTCGTGGTGAACTGCCTCACAGCGCGCCGAACGCCTTGACCAGGACGAGCGAGATCGAGGGGAAGGCGACGAGGACGACGATGCGGACGAGATCAGAGGCCAGGAAGGGCATCACGCCCTTGAAGGTCTCGACCAGCGGAACGTCCTTGGCCAGGCGATTGATGATGTAGACGTTCATGCCGACCGGCGGATGCACCAGGCCGATCTCGACCACCATCAATGCGAGGATGCCGAACCAGATCGACTTGTCCTCGACCGACATGCCGTAGAAGTCGAGCCCGATGATCATCGGATAGAAGATCGGGATCGTCAGCAGGATCATCGCCAGCGAGTCCATGACGCAGCCGAGCAGGATGTAGATCACGAGGATCATCGCCAGCACGAAGAGCGGTGCGAGGCCGCTGTCCTTGACCCAACCCGCAAGCTCCGCCGGCATCTGCGACAGGGCCAGCGCCGTGTTCAGCATGTCGGCGCCGAGCAGCACCAAGAGGATCATCGCCGTCGCCTGCGCCGTGCCGAGCGCGCTGTCGATCAGGCCGCGTAGCCGCATGCCGCCGCTGACCACCGCGATCGCGCCGCAGGCCGCCGCGCCGATCGCAGCCGCCTCGGTCGGTGTCGCCCAGCCGCCATAGATGCCGACGATGACGATCACGAAGACGAGGATCACCGGGAGTACGCCGGCGAGGACCTTGAGGCGCTCCGGCCAGGGCACGCGCGGGCCGGCCGGCCCCGCTTCCGGATTGCGGCGCACGACCAGCTGCACCACGAACATGTAGCCGAACATCGCGATCAGGCCGGGCAGGACGGCGGCCATGAACAGCTTGCCGATCGATTCCTGGGTCAGGATCGCGTAGATCACCAGCGGCACCGAGGGCGGGATCATGATGCCGAGCGTGCCGCCGGCCGCGAGCGCGCCAGTCGCGAGGCTCCCCGAATAGCGGTAGCGGCGCAGCTCCGGCAGGGCGACCTGGCCCATCGTCGCCGCGGTCGCGAGCGAGGAGCCGCAGATCGCGCCGAAGCCGGCGCAGGCGCCGATCGCCGCCATGGCGACGCCGCCGCGGCGATGGCCGATGAAGGCGCTGACGCAGCGGAACAGGCTCGCCGACAAGCCGCCATGGGTGGCGAACTGGCCCATCAGCAGGAAGAGCGGAATGACCGTCAGGTCGTAGTTCGACAGGCGGGCATAGGGAATCGATTTCAGGATGTTGAGCCAGGGCGCCCAGTTGCCACCCATCAGATAGACATAGCCACCCGAGCCCGCGACGAACATCGCGATGCCGATCGGCACGCGGAACGCCATCAGCGCGAGCAGACCTGCGAAGATCGTGAAGCCGACCGAGATCCCGCTCATCGACGGGCTCCCTCGCGATGCGCCGCTTCTTGAACATGACGCGTCGCCATGTAGAAGCCGGCCAGCGCCAGCATCGCAAAGCCCGGCACCATCGCGATCTGCGCCCACCAGACCGGGATATCGAGGATCGCCGAGGTCTCGCCGTCCTCGCGGGTACCGATCGCCCCGACATAGACGCGCCAGGTCAGCACGGCACCGACAAGCCCGACAAGGAGCGAGCCGAAGGCATCCAGCATGTGATTGACCCATGGCGGGGCGGCCGCCGTGAAGAAGTCGACCTTCACGTCGCCGTGGTTGAGGTGGCAGTAGGCGAAGAAGGCGGCAGAAGCGGCCGCCGCGACCATCTGTAGAAGTTCGACATCGCCGGGAATGGGGGCGGACAGGAGCTTGCGGCCAACGATCGAGACGATCGACATGCCGACCAGGCCGACGAACAAGAGCCCTCCGGTGATCGCCAGAACCTTCGAAACGGCGAGCAACACGCGCCCGGACGCCCCGAAGGCAATCGGATCGTTCGCTACCTGGCCCGGCACGGCTTCCTGCATCGGCTTTCTTCCCCTTGTTGGTCGTCGTCGCGCTTGTTTCCGCGCGTCCGGTCGTCAGGCGGCCCGCTCCGCCATCCAGGTGGTTCAGTAAATTATTTCACATGTTAAATAATGTGCAACAGGAAATTCGGGACAGCAGGGCCATCTCGCCTGCAGGGTTTGCCGGACGTCTTCGTCCGACCTCTCGATGATGACCATGCATCCCTTTGTAACGACGCTCATCTCTCGCACCTAGAACGGGTAATGGCGTGGCGCGGTCTGTAGCGTCAGCCAGCGCAATTCGGTGAAGGATTCGATGCCGGCGCGCCCGCCGAAGCGGCCATAGCCGCTGTTCTTGACGCCGCCGAACGGCATCTGCGCCTCGTCATGCACGGTCGGACCGTTGACATGGCAGATGCCGGATTCGATGCGGCCAGCAACGCGCCAGCCGCGCGCCGTGTCGCCCGTGAACACCGCGGCCGAAAGCCCATAGGGATTGTCGTTGGCGCAGGCGATCGCCGCCTCCTCGCCGTCGACGCGCACGATCGCCTTGACCGGCCCAAAACTCTCCTCGCCGTAGATCCGCATCGCCGGGGTGACGTGGTCGAGCAGCGTCGCCGGAAACAGCGTCGTATCCGCCTTGCCGCCGGAGACGAGCGTCGCGCCCTTCGCCAAGGCGTCGTCGATCAGGGCGTTGCAGCGCTCGACCGCCTTCATGTCGACCACCGAGCCGAGCACGACCGGTCCCTGGCGCGGATCGCCAAGCGGCAGCTTCTGTGCCTTGGCGGCAAGGCGCGCGACAAAGTCGTCAGCGATGCGGCTGTCGACCACGATCCGTTCGGTCGACATGCAGATCTGGCCGGAATTGGCGAAGGCGCCGAAGGCGATGCCGGCGACCGCCGCGTCGAGATCGGCATCGTCGAGGACGAGCGCCGGCGCCTTGCCGCCGAGCTCCAGCACGACCGGCTTCAGATGCTCCGCGCAAAGCTTCGCGATGATGCGGCCGACATGGGTCGAGCCAGTGAAGTTGACGCGCCTGACCGCCGGATGCGCCACCATCGCCGCGACGACCTCGGCTGCGTCCTCAGGCGCATTGGTGACGAAATTGACCACGCCATCCGGCAGCCCGGCCTCCTGCAAAGCTGCAATGATCAGCCCATGTGTGCGCGGGCAGAGCTCCGAGCCCTTCAGCACGACGGTATTGCCGCAGGCGAGCGGCACGGCGATGGCGCGCGTGCCGAGGATGACCGGCGCATTCCACGGCGCCATCCCAAGTACGACGCCAGCCGGCTGGCGCACCGCCAAGGCGAGGCTGCCGGGCACATTGGACGGGATGACCTCGCCGCTGATCTGCGTCGTCAGCGCGGCGGCCTCGATCAGCATGTCGGCTGCGAGGTGGACGTTGAACCCGGCCCAGATGGCGGAAGCGCCAGTCTCGGCCGACATCGCCGCCGTAAACTCAGCGGCGCGGGCTTCGAGTGCATGCGCGCCCTTGACCAGCAATTCGCGGCGCTTGGCCGGCGGCGTCTGCGACCAGGCCGGGAAAGCGCGAGCGGCGGCATCGACGGCCGCGCGAGCGTCGTCGACTGTGGCCGCGGCGGCGCGGCTCGCGACCGAGCCGTCGAGCGGGTTGAGGCGCTCGAAGACGCGCCCGCCGGTCGCCGCGACCGCCTTGCCGTCGATCAAAAGGTTGATGGTATCGGTCATCTCTCGATCCTCGAAGCTCAGGCGATCACGATGTCGATCAGGTTCGGCCCGGAAGCCGCGAAGGCGGCGCGCAGGCGCGGGGCGAGGTCCTCGGGCCGCTCGACCCGCTCGCCCGGCACGCCCTGCCCACCAGCCAATTGCGCGAAATCGAGGCCCGGCAATTCGGTTCCGGCCGGCTTGTCGTTCGGCGCATAGCCGAAGACCGGGGCGAAATCCTGAAGCGCCGCATAGCGACGGTTGTTGAGGATCAAAAAGGTCATCGGCAGGTCGAGCTGCGCGGCGCTGTAGAGCGCCTGGATCGAATAGAGGCTGGAGCCGTCGCCGATCAGCGCGATCGTCCGCCCGGGCTGCTTCATGCGCTGGCGGGCCAGCGCGACACCGACCGCCGCCGGCATGCTGTGTCCGGAGCCCGCCGCTCGCCATGGTGTAGAAGCTGTCGGCGCCGCTCATCGGCAGATAGGTCTGGATCGTCGAGCGGGTGCTCGGAGCCTCCTCGACCACGACGTCGTCGGGGTGGCGTTCCCGGTCGATCACCGAGAGCGCATAAGCGGCCGACATCGGCACACCGGGTGAGGGTGTCTGCGGAGCGGGTCGGAACAGCGATGCCTCGCGTCCGGCGCCAGGCGCGCTGGCGGCGAGCAGCGCACCTACCCCTAGATCGAGACTGGCGACGACGCTGTCACCGACCGGCGCCCAGGCCGCCTGCTGCGGATCGTCGACGATCTGCGCGAGCTGCGCTCCCTCAGGAATATGCGGCCCGTTGCCCTCGACATGATAGGTGAAGGCCGGCGCACCCAGCACCAGGATGAAGTCATGCGGGGCGAGGCGCTCGACGATCTTCTCGCGCATCGCCGGCAGGAAGCCGCAGAACTGGGGATGGCGCTCGGGGAAACCGCAGCGCGCGCTCATCGGCGCGACATAGATCGAAGCGTGGTGGCGCTCGGCCAGCGCGACGACGTCGTCGACGGCCTGGTCACGCGCGACGCCCGCGCCGACGACGAAGGCCGGCCGCCTGCTGGCGTTCAGGCGCTCGGCAACCGCCGCGATGCCATCGGGCGCCGGCGCAATCGCCTGACTGACGCGGCGCGGCAGGACGAACTCGCTCGGCTGATCCCAGTCATCGGCCGGGATCGAGATGAAGACCGGGCCGCGCGGCGGCTGCATGGCGATGTGATAGGCCCGCGCCAGAGCGAGCGGCAGGTCGGCGCCGCGGGCCGGCTCGATCGCCCATTTGACATAGGGCTTTGGCAGCTCGGTCGCCTGCACCGAGGCAAGGAACGGGTCGAAGGGCAGGATCGAGCGCGCCTGCTGGCCGGCCGTGATCAGCAGCGGCGTCTGGTTCTTGAACGCCGTGAAGATGTTGCCCATGGCATGGCCGACGCCGGCGGCCGAGTGCAGGTTGACCAGCGCGGCATTGCGCGTCGCCTGCGCATAGCCGTCGGCCATGCCGACCACGACCGCTTCTTGCAGACCGAGCACATAGCGGAAATCCTCCGGATACTCCCGGAACATCGGCAGCTCGGTCGAGCCGGGATTGCCGAAGACCGTGTCGATCCCAAACTGGCGCAGCAGGTCGAGCACGGCTTCCCTAACGGTCGGGCGGGCAGAGGATGATGTGATGTCAGCTGGCATGCGCGTCCCTCGGATCGGCGGCACTGTGGCGGCACGCTGGCCATTGCTCAATTAGATGAAGCGACTAAGTATTATTCGCATGGCGAATATCGATACGATCGACCTGAACCTGTTGAGATTGTTCGATGCGGTCTACCGCACCCGCAATGTCAGCCGTGCGGCCGAGGAGCTAGGCCTCTCGCAGCCCGCGACGAGCCAGGCCCTGACACGCTTGCGACTGCTGTTGCGCGATCCGCTGTTTGAGCGCGTCGCCGGCGGCGTGCGGCCGACCGCCCGCTCCGAGCGCCTGGCGCATTCGGTCCAGGCCGGCCTTGCGCTGCTCGAAGCCGGCCTGAAGGAGGATGAAAGCTTCGATCCGGCGACCACGGACGCCGAGTTGCGCCTGCATCTCAGCGATATCGGCGAGGGCCGCTTCTTGCCGCCGCTGATGACCACCTTCCGAGAGATCGCGCCGAACCTGCGCATCACCTCGCGCGCCTGGCCGCCGGACGCGATTTCCGAGGCCCTGGACAATGGCCAGCTTCATTTCGCGCTGGGTTTTCTCCCGACCGTCAGCGGCTCCGCCCAGGCCGAGATGCTGACCGATCGCTACCAGATCTTCGTTCGCGCCGGGCACCCGGTCACACGTCAGGCCGTCGACGGCGCCTTGAGCGCCGACGCTATCGCGCGGCTGGACTTCGTCTCCGTGCGCTCACACGCCCAGACGCAGCGGATCCTGGAGATGCTGCATCTCGATCCGCGCATCCGCCTCGTCGTCTCCAGCTTCACGGCGCTGCCGCCGATCATCCGCGCCACCGACCTAGCCGTGCTGATGCCGCGCCAGATTGGCCTCGGCCTCGAGCCGGTCGCGTCCTTCGCCCTGCTTGAGCCCGCCTTGCCCCAGCGCGATTTCAGCGTGGCGCTGCATTGGAGCCGGCGGCACGCGCAGAACGCCATGCTGCGCTGGGCGCGCGGGGTCATCCTGGAGCTGTTCCAGAGCCCCCAGCGATCAGAGCCCCCCGAGATGGCCGGCGGCTAGGTCGATCATGCCGCGGGAGCGGCTGTCAGATCTGCTTCAGCCCGCGATAGCGCGCGAAGACGTTCTGCCGGCTGGCGGAGAACACCACGACGTCATAGGCATCCGGCGCCTGGCCGGGCACTTCCATGCCGGGCGAGCCAACCGGCATGCCGGCGACGGCGAGGCCCGTGACCTTGGACCGCTCGGCAAGCAGGCGCTTGATCGCCTCGGCTGGCACATGGCCTTCCACGACGTAGCCGCCGACTTCGACGGTATGACAGGAGGCGAGCGCATCCGGCACGCCGAGCTTGAGCTTGAGCGGCGCGACATCCGCGACCTCGACCACCTCGACCGGGAAGCCGGCCGCCCGCACATGCTTGACCCAGTTGCCACAGCAGCCGCAACTCGGATCGCGGGTCACGACCATCTTCGGCAGCGTCTCGGCGGCGGCCGCAGGGCGCGATAGCCCGAACGTAGCGGCCAGCTGCGCAGCGCCGATCAGCAGGCCGCGGCGGGATGGGGAAAGCTTGCTTGTCATGTCCTGCCTCAACCGACCTGATCCACGCTCGGCGTATATCCCGCCGCAACCACGGCCGACCTGATCGCAGCGAAATCAGCCGTGCCCTGCACCCTGACCAGCTTCGAACCCGGATCCGCCGTGACCGCGGTACCTGGAAGCCGGCCCTCGATCGCCTGCTTGATCGTGCCGGCACAATGGCCGCAGGTCATGTCCTCGACGCGAAAGCTGATTGCCCCGCCGGGGGCCGGCGTCGCGGTCGAGGCTGTGGTAGAATGCTGCTGGCAGGAGCACATGGCTGCAATGTCCTTCATTGACGATTGCATCAGCCTGCACCTTCCCACGATGGCAAGGTCAAGGGCCTTTTCGTGCAACCCCGACGCAGGTCTTGTTGCTTGCGACGAGCCTATGCCGGCAGCCAGCGCAGCGAGCGCGGCGACAGCGTCAAGGTCGCCTGACTCCCACTCTCGAACAGCTCGCTGCCCGACTGGAACGGCATGTCGACCGCGACCTCGGTGCTGCCGATGCGAACGCCATAGCGGATGCTCGCGCCGAGGAACTCGCGATGCGCGATCGTGCAAGGCAGCGCGATCGCTCCCCCGCCCGGCGCTCCGTCCGCCGCGAGCGTCGCATGCTGAGGGCGGAAGACCAGCGTCGAGTTCTCCGGCAGGCTCGCCGCCTCCGCGACCGGAACCTGAGCGCCACCCTCGATCTCGAAATGACGACCGGCGCCGCTGCCGACGACACGCCCCTTCAGGATGTTGGCCGTGCCGAGGAAGCCGGCGACGAAGAGATTGGCGGGCCGCTCATAGAGCTCCATCGGCGTGCCGACCTGCTGGACGACGCCATCGTTCATCACGGCGATGCGGTCGCAGATCGTGTTCGCCTCCTCCTGGTCGTGGGTGACGAAAATCGCAGTCAGCCCGAGGCGCTGCTGCAGGTCGCGCAATTCGCGGCGGACCTGCACCCGCATCTTGGCGTCGAGATTGGAGAGCGGCTCGTCGAGCAGCAACACCTTGGGCTCGACCGCGACAGTGCGCGCTACCGCGACGCGTTGCTGCTGGCCGCCGGAGAGCTGCGAGGGCCGGCGCTCGGCGAG
This sequence is a window from Bosea vestrisii. Protein-coding genes within it:
- a CDS encoding TRAP transporter small permease encodes the protein MQEAVPGQVANDPIAFGASGRVLLAVSKVLAITGGLLFVGLVGMSIVSIVGRKLLSAPIPGDVELLQMVAAAASAAFFAYCHLNHGDVKVDFFTAAAPPWVNHMLDAFGSLLVGLVGAVLTWRVYVGAIGTREDGETSAILDIPVWWAQIAMVPGFAMLALAGFYMATRHVQEAAHREGARR
- a CDS encoding ABC transporter ATP-binding protein, which encodes MNSQAGLVSAPAPLNTPAVSVAIEGVNLSYGDNHVLKDVNLAIEPGEFFAFLGPSGCGKTTLLRLIAGFNRADTGRVTIGGQDISNLPPWKRDVGMVFQSYALWPHMTVRRNVAFGLEERGVKRAEIERRVEAALGLVGLGHLAERRPSQLSGGQQQRVAVARTVAVEPKVLLLDEPLSNLDAKMRVQVRRELRDLQQRLGLTAIFVTHDQEEANTICDRIAVMNDGVVQQVGTPMELYERPANLFVAGFLGTANILKGRVVGSGAGRHFEIEGGAQVPVAEAASLPENSTLVFRPQHATLAADGAPGGGAIALPCTIAHREFLGASIRYGVRIGSTEVAVDMPFQSGSELFESGSQATLTLSPRSLRWLPA
- a CDS encoding TRAP transporter substrate-binding protein, giving the protein MSKQRKSILNRFRSGLLAVGGLAGLMAATQASAQQIIIRVHHFLPSTSSAQVKLIQPWCDKIAKESRDKLKCQIYPAMQLGGTPAQLFDQVRDGVVDAIWTVPTYASGRFAKSEVFELPWMVVTAKAGSRAFWDYVEKNAEDEFKGVKRIFMHVHDGALFHFTSKQPKTLADMKGLKIRAATRANSRMLAALGATPVQMPLPAVPESLAKGVVDGAAVPWEGSPSIKLAEIAKYHLNVPAGAPRISNTIFLFGMNQAKYDSLPADLKKVIDANSGPETSAWAGEIGFDAVVEPFKKQAADLGGVFYDLPQDEYKRWVDATASVEEDWIKEVGAKGADGKKLIADARALIQQYAK
- a CDS encoding heavy-metal-associated domain-containing protein, producing the protein MKDIAAMCSCQQHSTTASTATPAPGGAISFRVEDMTCGHCAGTIKQAIEGRLPGTAVTADPGSKLVRVQGTADFAAIRSAVVAAGYTPSVDQVG
- a CDS encoding LysR family transcriptional regulator, producing MANIDTIDLNLLRLFDAVYRTRNVSRAAEELGLSQPATSQALTRLRLLLRDPLFERVAGGVRPTARSERLAHSVQAGLALLEAGLKEDESFDPATTDAELRLHLSDIGEGRFLPPLMTTFREIAPNLRITSRAWPPDAISEALDNGQLHFALGFLPTVSGSAQAEMLTDRYQIFVRAGHPVTRQAVDGALSADAIARLDFVSVRSHAQTQRILEMLHLDPRIRLVVSSFTALPPIIRATDLAVLMPRQIGLGLEPVASFALLEPALPQRDFSVALHWSRRHAQNAMLRWARGVILELFQSPQRSEPPEMAGG
- a CDS encoding TRAP transporter large permease translates to MSGISVGFTIFAGLLALMAFRVPIGIAMFVAGSGGYVYLMGGNWAPWLNILKSIPYARLSNYDLTVIPLFLLMGQFATHGGLSASLFRCVSAFIGHRRGGVAMAAIGACAGFGAICGSSLATAATMGQVALPELRRYRYSGSLATGALAAGGTLGIMIPPSVPLVIYAILTQESIGKLFMAAVLPGLIAMFGYMFVVQLVVRRNPEAGPAGPRVPWPERLKVLAGVLPVILVFVIVIVGIYGGWATPTEAAAIGAAACGAIAVVSGGMRLRGLIDSALGTAQATAMILLVLLGADMLNTALALSQMPAELAGWVKDSGLAPLFVLAMILVIYILLGCVMDSLAMILLTIPIFYPMIIGLDFYGMSVEDKSIWFGILALMVVEIGLVHPPVGMNVYIINRLAKDVPLVETFKGVMPFLASDLVRIVVLVAFPSISLVLVKAFGAL
- a CDS encoding DUF411 domain-containing protein, with the translated sequence MTSKLSPSRRGLLIGAAQLAATFGLSRPAAAAETLPKMVVTRDPSCGCCGNWVKHVRAAGFPVEVVEVADVAPLKLKLGVPDALASCHTVEVGGYVVEGHVPAEAIKRLLAERSKVTGLAVAGMPVGSPGMEVPGQAPDAYDVVVFSASRQNVFARYRGLKQI
- a CDS encoding aldehyde dehydrogenase, whose translation is MTDTINLLIDGKAVAATGGRVFERLNPLDGSVASRAAAATVDDARAAVDAAARAFPAWSQTPPAKRRELLVKGAHALEARAAEFTAAMSAETGASAIWAGFNVHLAADMLIEAAALTTQISGEVIPSNVPGSLALAVRQPAGVVLGMAPWNAPVILGTRAIAVPLACGNTVVLKGSELCPRTHGLIIAALQEAGLPDGVVNFVTNAPEDAAEVVAAMVAHPAVRRVNFTGSTHVGRIIAKLCAEHLKPVVLELGGKAPALVLDDADLDAAVAGIAFGAFANSGQICMSTERIVVDSRIADDFVARLAAKAQKLPLGDPRQGPVVLGSVVDMKAVERCNALIDDALAKGATLVSGGKADTTLFPATLLDHVTPAMRIYGEESFGPVKAIVRVDGEEAAIACANDNPYGLSAAVFTGDTARGWRVAGRIESGICHVNGPTVHDEAQMPFGGVKNSGYGRFGGRAGIESFTELRWLTLQTAPRHYPF